Proteins encoded together in one Pogoniulus pusillus isolate bPogPus1 chromosome 18, bPogPus1.pri, whole genome shotgun sequence window:
- the LOC135183324 gene encoding cytochrome P450 1B1 gives MALEMLGEALRGIPPLQSSLLLLLCLLAVIHLVKVFLQQQRRRQSERRAPPGPFPWPLIGNAAQLGSAPHLSFARLASTYGAVFQLRLGRWPVVVLNGERAIRQALVRQGAAFAGRPPFPSFRLVSGGLSLAFGGYSELWKLHRRAAHATVRAFSTGSPATRRLLERHLVGEARALVALLVRDSAGGAFFDPSRVLVVAVANVMSALCFGRRYSHGDGEFLRLVGRNEQFGRAVGAGSLVDALPWLQRFPSPVRAAYRAFRDLNRDFYGFVRGKFLQHQRSLRPGAAPRDMMDAFIRLQREQPRLQLEHVPATVTDIFGASQDTLSTALQWLLIFLIRYPNVQAKMQEEVDRIVGRDRLPCAEDQPHLPYIMAFLYESMRFSSFVPVTIPHATTTNTFIMGYLIPKDTVIFINQWSVNHDPAKWSNPEDFDPTRFLDENGFINKDLTSSVMIFSLGKRRCIGEELSKVQLFLFTSILVHQCNFTANPNEDPKMDFTYGLTIKPKPFTLNVTLRDTMDLLDQAVQRLQAEKAASENHLSANA, from the exons ATGGCCCTCGAGATGCTCGGGGAAGCCCTACGCGGCATCCCGCCCCTGCaaagctccctgctgctcctcctctgcctgctcgcTGTCATCCACCTGGTTAAGgtcttcctgcagcagcagcgccgGCGGCAGAGCGAGCGCCGGGCGCCGCCGGGCCCTTTTCCCTGGCCCTTGATCGGCAACGCGGcgcagctgggcagtgccccACATCTTTCCTTCGCCCGCCTGGCCAGCACCTACGGCGCCGTCTTCCAGTTGCGCCTGGGGCGCTGGCCCGTGGTGGTGCTGAACGGGGAGCGGGCTATTCGCCAGGCTCTTGTCCGCCAGGGGGCCGCCTTCGCCGGCCGCCCGCCGTTCCCCTCCTTTCGGCTGGTGTCAGGCGGGCTCAGCCTGGCCTTCGGCGGCTACTCGGAGTTGTGGAAGCTGCACCGCCGGGCGGCGCACGCCACGGTGCGCGCCTTCTCCACCGGCAGCCCCGCCACCCGCCGCCTGCTGGAGCGGCACCTGGTGGGCGAAGCGCGGGCGCTGGTGGCGCTGCTGGTGCGCGACAGCGCCGGCGGCGCCTTCTTCGACCCCTCGCGGGTCCTGGTGGTGGCCGTGGCCAACGTAATGAGCGCTCTGTGCTTCGGCCGCCGCTACAGCCACGGCGACGGCGAGTTCCTGCGCCTCGTGGGGCGTAACGAGCAGTTCGGGCGGGCGGTGGGCGCCGGCAGCTTGGTGGACGCGctgccctggctccagcgcTTCCCCAGCCCCGTGCGCGCCGCTTACCGCGCCTTCCGCGACCTCAACCGCGACTTCTACGGCTTCGTCCGCGGCAAGTTTCTGCAGCACCAGCGCAGCCTGCGCCCGGGGGCCGCCCCTCGCGACATGATGGACGCCTTTATCCGGCTGCAGCGGGAGCAGCCGCGGCTGCAGCTCGAACACGTGCCCGCCACCGTCACCGACATCTTCGGCGCCAGCCAGGACACCCTCTCCACCGCCCTGCAGTGgctcctcatcttcctcatcAG gtaTCCGAATGTGCAGGCTAAAATGCAAGAAGAAGTGGATAGgattgttggaagagaccgtcTGCCGTGTGCTGAAGATCAGCCTCACTTGCCCTACATCATGGCTTTCTTGTATGAATCCATGcgtttcagcagctttgtgcctgTTACTATCCCACATGCCACCACAACCAACACTTTCATAATGGGCTACCTCATTCCCAAGGACACAGTGATTTTTATTAATCAGTGGTCAGTGAACCATGATCCAGCAAAGTGGTCCAACCCAGAGGATTTTGATCCAACAAGATTCCTGGATGAGAATGGATTCATCAATAAAGATCTTACTAGTAGTGTGATGATTTTCTCATTAGGAAAACGTCGGTGTATTGGAGAGGAGTTATCCAAAGTGCAGCTGTTTCTGTTTACCTCCATACTGGTGCATCAGTGCAATTTTACTGCTAATCCAAATGAGGACCCTAAAATGGACTTTACCTATGGGTTGACCATTAAACCTAAGCCATTTACCTTGAATGTTACACTTAGAGATACTATGGATTTGCTTGATCAGGCTGTTCAAAGACTGCAAGCAGAGAAAGCAGCCAGTGAAAATCATCTGTCAGCAAATGCCTAA